The following nucleotide sequence is from Erinaceus europaeus unplaced genomic scaffold, mEriEur2.1 scaffold_931, whole genome shotgun sequence.
GAAGGATGGAAAGGGCCAACGAGAGCTCTCTCATGGGCTTTGTCCTTCTTGGCTTCTCAGACCACCCTCACCTGGAGGCTATGCTCTTTCTGTTTGTGCTTTTCTTCTACCTGCTGACCTTTATAGGCAACTTCACCATCATCCTGGTGTCTTACCTGGATGCCCCTCTCCaaacccccatgtacttcttcctcagcAACCTTTCCCTGCTGGACCTGTGTTTCAGCACCAGTCTAGCACCACAGACCCTGGTCAACATGCGAGGACCTGAGAAGACTATCACCTATGGTGGCTGTGTGGTGCAGCTGTACATTTCCCTCACTCTGGGCTCCACTGAATGTATCCTGCTGGCAGTCATGGCTTTGGACCGCTACGTTGCTGTCTGCAAGCCTCTCCACTTTGTGGTCATCATGAACCCTAGACTGTGCCAGCAGCTGGCATCTGTCTCCTGGCTCAGTGGTTTGGTCAACTCCCTGATCCATGCCACCTTTACTTTACAGTTGCCTTTCTGTGGCAACCATaagctgaaccactttatctgtgAAGTTCCAGCTCTGCTCAAGTTAGCTTGTGCAGACACAACAGTCAGTGAGCTGGTGCTGTTTACTGTCAGTATCCTgttccttcttcttccccctgCACTCATCCTCATCTCCTATGGTTTCATCACTCAGGCTGTGCTGAGGATCAAGTCAGCAGAGGCCCGGCGAAAAGCCTTCAGCACCTGCTCCTCCCACCTTATGGTCGTAGTCATCTACTTTGGCACTGGCATCTGTAGGTACCTGAAGTCCAGTGACACCTACTCCCAGGACCGAGGCAAGTTCATCTCCCTTTTCTGTACTATGGTGACACCCACCTTGAATCCTGTCATCTACACTTTGAGGAACAAGGATGTGAAAGAGGCACTGAAGAGACTTCTTTCAGGAAAACTCTGCTCCCTAAGGAGGTGACACAAGAAAGTGAATCTCAATTTATTGTGTTCCTGGGGTTCCACTTATTCCATGACTATGAACTACACAACCATCCCAGCTACAGATGATGGTATTCCCAAAACTTAATACAGTTTATATGTCTAATTTTGTGGAAGAGAAATGTGCATCAGTGAGAATTGTGTTTCTCACCAAAAGGACCAGATGTTCTTCTTTCACAATCCCAGCGAGTGAAAAAGTCATATAATTAAATATTTCTCACTGATTTTCCTAGATTGCCATATCTTCTTTATTCAATTGAAGAGAATTGTCCAGATATTTACCAGCTCCCAGAATTCACTTAAAACATTTCcctttaaatctttaaaacaagttCATTATTGTTACTACCACTCTGAAGACAGACATACTCCCAAGTTGTTGGCCAGCAAGATACTATATTAGCTGTTCTCTTTTCATTACTAATTTTTCATTTCAGAAATTATTATACAAACTTTAGACTTACAGAGTAGAAGTAAGGTCACCAAGGGGAGTGAAAGGCTGAACTGAAATGCTAAAGGGTTCAATGGACTGGCAGGAGAGGATTTGGGGTAATTCTTACTTCAATGGTGCAATGGTCTGATAACACACACCCCCAAAAAGTGTTCAATATTGTATTTCTAAGACATTTGATGTGGAAAATCAATATTACCtcaataaaacaattaaattagcacaacaaaaagaaaaatatctttcaaCATGGAAGAAACTGAAAGGGTTCATACTAAGCAAAATACTTAGAAGGAGAAGGTCAAAGAATTTTGATAATCTTACTCAGATGTGGTTTAATAAAGAGAGGCAACAATGACaatccccccacaaaaaaaaacagacaatgtCATGTAAAAGCAAACCCCATGTTTCTGAAGAAGAACTTAAGTTACCAAAGATGCATCATATCAATCAATGGGCATGTAATGAACTTGGTTCACCTaaaacctatggttttgtaaatcagtatcccCTCATTTAAGCTACATTATTATGTTATACAAAAGAGCAATACATAAAAAATGAGTTTCAAGCCAGGGATAAAACTCATCAATAGAATACCTGTATATGACACCAGACATACGGGTATAAATTAATATTAGGATCTTGGATGATTCAGGATTCTACAcagatttgattcccagcaccatctataATAACCCACTATACAGAGATAAGCATGTCTTGGGAAaaaaagacacatacacacacaatgaagaaaggagggagggaaaggaagacgaGGAAGGAATCAGAAAAATGTAAGGAAagctaaaaagaagaaaggaaagaaagaaggaaggaaggaaggaaagaaaaaataaaaatggaagggaggaagtatggaaagaaggggaagggaagggagtaaagggaaaaggaaaggaaagggaaaggtatgggaatggaagggaaaaataatttgattttttttttaaaatcccaaCCCAATAATTCTAACCTCCAGTCACTCTGATTATGTCAGGCTCACATACATTACTCCTTGTAGTATGTTGGCAGAGGCTTTTAGtatgtccctcttatcctacagtcttgtcaatcattattaaatcaatcaatcaataaaaaattaaaaatacaatagcATTTGGAACTGAAAAAAATCCAATGCCTTCAAATCCTGCTGGTAGTTTATTTCCTTAACTGGTTAAGAGCCCATATGAGACTCATAGCACATGTCAGAAATTTGTATAAGTACTCTTAGTACATTGGTAGAAGGAACATCTTTAATGTTCTCAGTGCAGGAAAACTGAAAGTTTTCCTTCTCAGATCTGGATCTAGATAAGACATCTCCCCTAATGATTATAGTTCAACATAGTCTTAGAAGTCCTTGCTGGAGCAATTAGGCTAGAAAATGACATTAAAAGAATCCAAGCTGGAAAGGGAAATGTTAGTCTATAAGTATTTGCTGATGatatactatacatagaaaaccttaaAGCCTCCACCCATAAACTGCTATCGGTTCAGTAAGGTGGCAGGAGACACAATCACTATACTTAGATTTGTGACCTTTCTTTATGCAAGTAATCTGCAAGAAGATAGAGCAATGAAAGAAGCAATCCTTTTTACAATCAAACTGGAAAAGATAAAACATGCTATAAACACAACATATGAGAACAAAGACTTTTACCATGACTGCTTCAGAGCATTGCTAAGAGAAAtacgcacaaacacacacagatcacagtaaaaaaaaggggggggagaggagttgggtggtagcccagcgggttaagctcatttggcatgaagtgcaaggaccaacttaaggatcctgtgttgtatgctttacattgggttgttctagttctcccctgccaagagaattggatcagtccagttagttttgcgggccgcttggcccctccctgaggaaccccgagagggttcctgagttccagagtaagagagagtgcttgcgcagccgcaaagagacagcagagttctgtttggtgattagtttggtttagtttatgaatcgttgttcctgaataaagaaataaagcttccctgcccagccgtatgtctctggtcgtctctgttacccgcccgtgaggctagcccggccagctagagactccgaattttaacaataaatggcgcccacgtggacttgacctgtgcatctctcagataagtgaagacaatttggctgcctatgcactatggccttctcttctgcttgtgaagagatctccaaaggcctctgctctttcttcaagagactgttttgctgtttctggaacatttgtctctggaccactctgtggtttccactcgctcgggcaaactcagaacagccagcgggaatagccagcgggcgggaggtgaggcgcgtagctgctgtttccacctggttaaacagccagccagccggctgcgcccagacaaccccgcacaccgcacccgcagccccacagccccgcagcccgcaggaggctgacgccagcacacaggatcccgatgccaccacgcaggagcccgatgccagcacgcaggagcccgacgccagcgcgcaggagcccaatgccatcacgcaggccagcccacaggagccggctctccaccgtgtggcgcagggcactggacatgtgatccctccacactgcgagcagggcagcagacatgacagggccatggggcagggccacggtggcctatcatggtcgccacccctgggcacctaggcccacgccttctacaaagctggcccgcctgccctcttgctataaattctggaatgatcccagacctcccggatccccgggctccctgccgaaactgggcacacgagatctccagctgccggtccggtctgaaggcagacaagctggagtacacagagatttgtgcagagattgcaacctgcaattcctagaagtgaagctgcccaagagaccaccactggacaatgcacctcCCCAAcgactaagacagtacagatttaaattcatgtttaaaatgatatgtcttcgtaacaaaggtttctctccttgtgtattaatgaccatgtttatgtgtatgtttaaagtttggtaaacagtaactttaaggctaaattcttactagtcaaagttaaatgaaaaaggttttcaacgtaattctcataaagataaaattaacttacatttaaagtctgaggtaaaaattagttaacaatcaatatatttcaactaagttggtctaaacaaaaggttaaatagatttgttgatatgtaaaactctccattaccttctctattagaaatggtagatcgcaccatggctatgctaattattctcatgcctgaggtttcctttcctgtacacaactagggtgtgactccatttgaatgggtgtaacaaaaggttaaaagaagtTGTTGATATGtagaagtctcaaattccttctctattagaaatatgctaataacaagttttgtttcatagtaagtaaattgcagccagctgcctttgggactctaggccgttccccaccccgatgcaaatgcctgttgaggcaagtacgccccccagaggcaagaaatatttttttttaagctgataaagttttgcccacagaggcaaaatatggccccctcaggccttcccttggcagcacactggttcttgttacttgcttacatgtttctccatgtttgtgccagtttcttttttaaaaaatgcctgtacgatataggtttctgttcaccccacacccttgatactatagtcatttggttaaaaagaaaagggggaattgttgtatgctttacattgggttgttctagttctcccccgccaagagaattggatcagtccagttagtttcgtgggccacttggccccgccctgaGGAACccccagagggttcctgagttccagagtaagagagagtgcttgtgctgccgcaaagagacagcagagttctgtttggtgattagtttggtttagtttatgaatcattgttcctgaataaagaaatacagcttccctgcccagctgtatgtctctggtcgtctctgttacccgcccgtgaggctagcccggccagctagagactccgaattttaacaacaatcctggtttgagccctggcttcccacctgcaagggagatgtttcacaggcggtgaaacaggtgtcttatctttctctccccctctgctttcccctcctctctccatttctctctgtcctatttaacaatgatgacatcaataacaaaataataaaacaacaataaaaaccaacaagggcaacaaaagggaatataaataaatattaaaaaattaaaaaatggaaggaacagggagtcgggctgtagcgcagcgggttaagtgcaggtggcgcaaagcacatggactggcataaggatcccggttcgaaccccggctccccacctgcaggggagttgcttcacaggcggtgaagcaggtctgcaggtgtctatctttctctcctcctctctgtcttcccctcctctctccatttctctctgtcctatccaacaacgacaacaacaataataactacaacaataaaaaacaacaagggcaacaaaagggaataaataaataaaataaatattaaaaaaaataaataaaaaaacttaaaaaaaaagaaggaacaagaagaataaaaatagttaaaatggcCAACCTTCCTAATGGAGTCTATAGGGTCAATGCAATCCTTATCAAAGTGACATTGGTATTCTTTAAGGAATTTGAACAATCCTAAAATTTAATTGAAATAACTAAAGAATATTGATAGAAAAAGACagtctaagagaaaaaaaaaggactattcTCTGATTTCCAACTATACTACAAAACACTAGGATTAAAACGTTAGTGGAGGGCAGAGGATTCTGGCACACTTATGTTGTGAACAGAAAATGTTCCAGCCCCTATTGAAAACAGTATGTATGTTATTTAATAATTAGTACTTCAGGGAGTTGGACTCAACAGATtcagcacaggtggcatgaagtgcaaggactggaccggcataaggatcctagatCAAGctcgctgctccccacctgcaagggagtcacttcaatagtagtgaagcaggtctgcaggtgtctatgtttctctcctcttttctgtctgtccctcctctcttcattttctctctgtcctatccaactactacatcaataactacaacaataaacaacacaagcaacaaaagggaataaaaaataaatattaaagactcATTACTACAAATCCATTATTACCCAGCTATACCACTCTTAGATATCCAAAGGATGTAAGAAAGTTAATTTGAAGGATATAGGTATTCCTATCATAGCTGTTCTATCCACAATATCTAA
It contains:
- the LOC103127578 gene encoding olfactory receptor 2G3-like, which encodes MERANESSLMGFVLLGFSDHPHLEAMLFLFVLFFYLLTFIGNFTIILVSYLDAPLQTPMYFFLSNLSLLDLCFSTSLAPQTLVNMRGPEKTITYGGCVVQLYISLTLGSTECILLAVMALDRYVAVCKPLHFVVIMNPRLCQQLASVSWLSGLVNSLIHATFTLQLPFCGNHKLNHFICEVPALLKLACADTTVSELVLFTVSILFLLLPPALILISYGFITQAVLRIKSAEARRKAFSTCSSHLMVVVIYFGTGICRYLKSSDTYSQDRGKFISLFCTMVTPTLNPVIYTLRNKDVKEALKRLLSGKLCSLRR